The following proteins come from a genomic window of Miscanthus floridulus cultivar M001 chromosome 2, ASM1932011v1, whole genome shotgun sequence:
- the LOC136539564 gene encoding putative UPF0481 protein At3g02645: MMAIDVSFLLEFLQTFSKNNGNQQRALQRIPSRMSHLVEPSRRTSSHSMLLRDVVMLENQVPLFLLLKAIESRCSTAAAQPPAQSVLSSMLFGFFQEVSMFRGIGRPCTDANRHVHLLDFLYSNMVPRCTEESHGTEEGGDESCHDHRKSTLNSVMDLLVSRGSKIVSVIVDFLLRVLLKFIASLPCLSVLGEPIEQLTQHAAETSGGTPGVQDKDRSPLLEEIAVPSVAELAYTGVRFCPTVGDLSMADFCPATATLHLPVIGIDVNSEVVLRNLVAYEAAAGLGPLVLARYVELMNGIIDTEEDARMLRECGVVLNYLKSDREVAELWNGMTRSVRLTRVPALDKVIDDLNRHYGGCWKVRVRTFVKARLLGSRELLACVAVVLLFLFVALQAFCVLRGCVPISYGMASRKFGAS; the protein is encoded by the coding sequence ATGATGGCCATCGACGTGTCCTTCCTCCTCGAGTTCCTGCAGACTTTCAGCAAGAACAACGGTAACCAGCAGAGAGCGCTGCAGAGGATCCCCTCCAGGATGTCACATTTGGTAGAGCCCTCTCGCAGGACATCCTCGCATAGCATGCTGCTCCGCGACGTAGTCATGCTGGAGAACCAGGTCCCTCTCTTCCTGCTCCTGAAGGCGATCGAGTCCCGatgctcgacggcggcggcgcaacCGCCGGCGCAATCCGTGCTGAGCTCCATGCTGTTTGGGTTCTTTCAGGAGGTCTCCATGTTCAGAGGGATTGGTCGTCCATGCACCGACGCCAATCGGCATGTCCACTTGCTTGATTTCCTCTACTCAAACATGGTGCCTAGATGTACTGAAGAATCACATGGCACAGAAGAAGGCGGAGACGAGTCGTGCCATGATCACAGAAAGAGTACACTGAATTCAGTCATGGACTTGCTCGTCAGTCGTGGCTCAAAGATCGTGTCAGTGATAGTAGATTTCCTGCTGAGGGTTCTCCTCAAGTTTATAGCCAGCCTTCCTTGCCTCTCGGTGCTCGGAGAACCCATCGAGCAGCTGACGCAGCACGCGGCCGAGACAAGCGGCGGCACACCAGGTGTTCAGGACAAGGACAGATCGCCTCTGCTCGAAGAGATCGCGGTGCCATCCGTCGCCGAGCTAGCGTACACCGGCGTCAGGTTCTGCCCGACGGTCGGCGACCTCTCCATGGCCGACTTCTGCCCGGCCACCGCGACGCTGCACCTCCCGGTGATCGGCATCGACGTCAACAGCGAGGTGGTGCTGCGGAACCTGGTGGCGTacgaggcggcggcggggctcGGGCCGCTCGTCCTCGCGCGCTACGTGGAGCTGATGAACGGGATCATCGACACCGAGGAGGACGCGCGGATGCTGAGGGAGTGCGGCGTCGTGCTGAACTACCTCAAGAGCGACCGGGAGGTGGCCGAGCTGTGGAACGGCATGACGAGGTCCGTGAGGTTGACGAGGGTGCCCGCGCTGGACAAGGTCATCGACGACCTCAACAGGCATTACGGCGGCTGCTGGAAGGTGAGGGTCAGGACGTTCGTGAAGGCGCGTCTCCTTGGCTCCAGGGAGCTGCTCGCCTGTGTCGCCGTGGTCTTGCTCTTCCTCTTCGTTGCCCTCCAGGCGTTCTGCGTGCTTCGTGGCTGCGTCCCTATCTCGTACGGGATGGCCAGCAGAAAATTTGGCGCCTCATGA
- the LOC136539565 gene encoding thymidine kinase-like: MRSICVMRSLLAAAAAATAPTALRACAFPSRPPLLSLPFRRGRAARNMLGAARSVSAAVQSRAGGGAATEVRVAHSGEIHVIVGPMFAGKTTALLRRVQAEAGNGRSVALIKSDKDNRYGLDSVVTHDGTKMACWALSELSSFHDKLGIEAYNKVDVIGIDEAQFFDDLYDFCCKAADRDGKIVVVAGLDGDYKRKKFGSVLDIVPLADSVTKLTARCELCGRRAFFTLRKTQETKTELIGGADVYMPVCRQHYMDGQIVIEATRIVLDLDRSTVTEKALK, encoded by the exons ATGCGCTCCATCTGCGTCATGCGGTCGCTgctcgccgctgccgctgccgccaccgcccCCACCGCCCTCCGCGCCTGCGCTTTCCCATCGCGGCCGCCGCTCCTCTCTCTACCTTTTCGCCGGGGCCGTGCTGCCAGGAACATGCTTGGCGCGGCGAGGTCGGTCTCTGCGGCGGTCCAGTCGCGAGCCGGCGGCGGTGCGGCTACAGAGGTCCGGGTGGCTCATTCCGGCGAGATCCATGTCATCGTCGGCCCCATGTTCGCCGGCAAGACCACTGCGCTCCTCCGCCGGGTCCAGGCTGAGGCCGGCAACGGAAG GAGTGTGGCACTAATAAAGTCTGACAAGGACAACCGCTATGGATTGGATTCTGTTGTGACTCATGACGGTACAAAGATGGCATGCTGGGCCTTGTCAGAACTGTCAAGTTTTCATGACAAATTAGGAATTGAGGCCTACAATAAG GTAGATGTTATAGGTATTGATGAGGCCCAGTTCTTTGATGATCTTTATGATTTCTGCTGCAAAGCTGCAGATCGTGATGGAAAAATTGTAGTTGTTGCTGGGCTAGATGGTGACTACAAAAG GAAGAAGTTCGGTTCAGTTCTGGATATTGTTCCCCTGGCTGACTCAGTCACGAAGCTAACCGCACGCTGTGAGCTATGTGGTCGCCGGGCGTTCTTCACATTGAGGAAGACACAGGAAACCAAGACTGAACTAATTGGAGGAGCAGATGTGTATATGCCTGTGTGCAGGCAGCACTACATGGATGGGCAGATTGTTATTGAGGCCACAAGGATTGTATTGGACCTTGACAGATCCACCGTGACGGAGAAAGCCTTGAAATAG